The following are from one region of the Bradyrhizobium septentrionale genome:
- a CDS encoding ABC transporter permease → MSSEIAAGGQQQRARYKPSQAIIVLGVTVLLFVVLSAALPGFVTLGNLFTLARNISILGILALGMAVVVIGRGIDLSQIATLACSAAIAVTLINSGWPAFPAIGLGLVLSIAIGAANGFLVSVVEIPALFTTLASGLLVLGVTRALVVPHYQVFLQPGHDWLLKLGGTVAGGLPVPVIAFAICALALHLFLSRTVLGRFIYAHGDNAQAARLSGMATRPLTMLEYAICSGIGYVGGVIMVGSTSLMHLQVAESTMIFDVILVVVLGGVSLVGGRGNVVSVIAGTVLIGVLLNAMTIMNLDIQTQDMIKGGVLLLAIALDSYIHPRDEETAKQGD, encoded by the coding sequence GTGTCGAGCGAGATTGCGGCCGGTGGCCAGCAGCAACGCGCCAGGTACAAGCCAAGCCAGGCGATCATCGTCCTCGGCGTCACGGTCTTGTTGTTTGTCGTGCTGAGCGCGGCGCTTCCGGGATTCGTGACGCTTGGAAACCTGTTCACGCTCGCCCGCAACATCTCGATCCTGGGAATCCTGGCCCTCGGCATGGCCGTGGTCGTGATCGGCCGCGGCATCGACCTGTCGCAGATCGCCACGCTGGCCTGTTCGGCCGCGATCGCCGTCACGCTGATCAATAGCGGCTGGCCGGCGTTTCCGGCGATCGGGCTCGGCCTTGTGCTGTCGATCGCGATCGGCGCCGCCAACGGCTTCCTGGTGTCGGTGGTCGAGATCCCGGCACTGTTCACGACGCTGGCCTCGGGTCTGCTCGTGCTCGGCGTCACGCGGGCGCTGGTGGTGCCGCATTATCAGGTCTTCCTGCAGCCCGGGCATGATTGGTTGCTGAAGCTTGGCGGCACCGTCGCCGGCGGTTTGCCGGTGCCGGTCATCGCGTTCGCGATCTGCGCGCTGGCGCTGCATCTGTTCCTGTCGCGCACTGTGCTCGGGCGATTCATCTACGCGCACGGCGACAATGCGCAGGCGGCTCGGCTGTCCGGCATGGCGACGCGGCCGTTGACGATGCTCGAATACGCGATCTGCTCGGGGATCGGCTACGTCGGTGGCGTGATCATGGTCGGGTCGACCTCGTTGATGCATCTGCAGGTCGCGGAATCGACGATGATCTTCGACGTCATCCTGGTCGTCGTCCTCGGCGGCGTCAGCCTCGTCGGCGGTCGCGGCAACGTCGTCAGCGTGATCGCCGGGACGGTGCTGATCGGCGTGCTGCTGAACGCGATGACGATCATGAACCTCGATATCCAGACCCAGGACATGATCAAGGGCGGCGTGCTTTTGCTCGCCATCGCGCTCGACAGCTACATCCATCCCCGCGACGAGGAAACCGCCAAGCAGGGCGACTGA
- a CDS encoding GntR family transcriptional regulator, whose product MSTISSLRPDPALSDGTSSPFGGQIVKESVGQQAYGAIRNSLMRSRLKPGQKLVARQVADELGISVTPVRESLLRLVSEHALTLDERGTVVVPVLSLEQCIEIRDLRMLLEGEGAARAAKLVTDADIDELQSVHNRYVETETEQNFSAALAENENFHFGVCRLARSPALFGVVENLWMQFGPTLSYLYDSQSRPFHGQKHGHVRIMEALRKRDPELARKAMSQDILIGGKTLLEKLKT is encoded by the coding sequence ATGTCAACAATCTCGTCGCTGCGCCCTGACCCGGCCCTTTCGGACGGCACATCGAGTCCGTTCGGCGGTCAGATCGTAAAGGAGAGCGTCGGCCAGCAGGCTTATGGCGCGATCCGCAATTCACTGATGCGAAGCCGCCTGAAGCCCGGCCAGAAGCTGGTCGCGCGGCAGGTTGCCGACGAGCTCGGCATCAGCGTCACGCCGGTCCGCGAATCGCTGCTCCGCCTTGTCTCCGAACATGCGCTGACGCTCGATGAACGCGGCACCGTCGTGGTGCCGGTCCTCAGCCTCGAACAATGCATCGAGATCAGGGATCTGCGCATGTTGCTTGAGGGCGAAGGCGCGGCGCGCGCCGCGAAACTCGTGACCGACGCCGATATCGACGAGCTTCAGTCGGTCCACAATCGCTACGTGGAAACGGAGACCGAGCAGAATTTTTCGGCGGCACTTGCCGAGAACGAAAACTTTCACTTCGGCGTTTGTCGGCTGGCGCGATCGCCTGCACTGTTCGGAGTGGTCGAGAATCTCTGGATGCAGTTCGGCCCGACCCTCTCCTATCTTTACGACTCGCAGTCCCGGCCGTTCCACGGCCAGAAGCACGGTCACGTCCGCATCATGGAAGCCTTGCGCAAGCGCGATCCCGAGCTCGCACGCAAGGCCATGAGCCAGGACATCCTGATCGGCGGCAAGACGCTGCTCGAAAAGCTGAAGACCTGA